The following proteins are encoded in a genomic region of Enterocloster clostridioformis:
- a CDS encoding MATE family efflux transporter — MTLVKKNIDLLNGNILTSLTELALPIMATSLVQTAYNLTDMAWIGMVGSDAVAAVGAAAMYTWLSSGVAALARMGGQVKSAHAYGEGNRREAVQYGKGALQLALVLAAAYGIITNLFAGPLIGFFHLNSSLVVKDAIVYLRIACGLILFAFIGQTLTGLYTASGNSRTPFVANCIGMGANIVLDPLLIFGLGPIHGMGVAGAAVATVTAQRVGGQIESISWMTADGFGTAINAFVGQNYGAGNLKRVKKGYMTASAIMFIWGIFTTCLLIFGAAPIFSLFIHEPEVIPAGADYLRIIGFSEMFMCVELMTVGALSGMGKTMEASVITIILTTARIPLAVILGGTALGLNGIWWALTISSIVKGIIFFGYYLHIMKRMKA, encoded by the coding sequence GTGACATTAGTGAAAAAGAATATAGACTTACTAAATGGAAATATACTCACATCCCTGACTGAGCTGGCACTGCCAATCATGGCCACATCACTGGTCCAGACTGCCTATAATCTGACGGATATGGCCTGGATTGGCATGGTGGGAAGCGATGCAGTGGCAGCGGTTGGAGCGGCTGCCATGTATACCTGGCTGTCCTCCGGTGTTGCCGCCCTGGCCAGGATGGGGGGACAGGTGAAATCTGCTCATGCCTATGGGGAAGGAAACAGAAGGGAAGCGGTACAGTACGGAAAGGGAGCCTTGCAGCTGGCTCTGGTTCTGGCCGCTGCGTATGGAATCATAACAAATCTTTTTGCGGGACCCCTGATAGGCTTTTTCCACCTCAATTCGTCTTTGGTGGTCAAAGATGCAATTGTGTATCTGAGAATTGCATGCGGCCTTATTCTCTTTGCGTTTATTGGACAGACACTGACGGGCTTGTATACGGCTTCCGGCAACAGCAGGACTCCCTTTGTGGCCAACTGCATCGGTATGGGGGCCAATATTGTGTTGGATCCTCTGCTTATCTTTGGCCTGGGGCCAATTCACGGCATGGGAGTAGCCGGTGCAGCCGTTGCTACGGTGACAGCCCAGAGAGTAGGAGGACAGATTGAATCCATTTCGTGGATGACAGCAGATGGTTTCGGGACAGCCATCAATGCATTTGTAGGGCAAAACTATGGCGCGGGAAACCTGAAGCGGGTAAAAAAGGGGTATATGACGGCATCTGCCATTATGTTTATATGGGGTATCTTTACCACATGCCTCCTTATATTTGGGGCAGCGCCCATATTCAGCCTGTTTATCCATGAGCCGGAGGTTATACCGGCCGGAGCTGATTATCTTCGCATTATCGGATTTTCGGAAATGTTCATGTGTGTGGAACTGATGACTGTGGGAGCCCTGTCCGGTATGGGAAAGACAATGGAGGCGTCTGTCATAACCATTATTCTCACAACGGCGCGCATTCCGCTTGCCGTGATACTGGGTGGAACGGCCCTGGGCCTGAATGGCATTTGGTGGGCCCTGACTATTTCAAGCATTGTAAAAGGAATTATTTTCTTTGGGTATTATCTTCATATTATGAAGAGGATGAAGGCATAG
- a CDS encoding iron-sulfur cluster assembly scaffold protein, whose translation MIYSHEVEEMCTVAQGVHHGAAPIPEEAKWVKSKEVKDISGLTHGVGWCAPQQGACKLTLNVKEGIIQEALVETIGCSGMTHSAAMAAEILPGRTVLEALNTDLVCDAINTAMRELFLQIVYGRTQSAFSEDGLPVGAGLEDLGKGLRSQVGTMYGTLKKGPRYLEMAEGYVTGIALDADDQIIGYQFVSLGKMTDFIKKGDDPNTAWEKAQGQYGRVADAVKIIDPRKE comes from the coding sequence ATGATTTATTCACATGAAGTAGAAGAGATGTGCACAGTTGCACAGGGCGTTCATCATGGCGCTGCTCCAATTCCGGAAGAAGCAAAATGGGTAAAATCAAAAGAAGTCAAAGACATTTCCGGCCTGACCCACGGCGTAGGCTGGTGTGCTCCTCAGCAGGGTGCCTGCAAGCTGACACTGAATGTAAAGGAAGGAATCATCCAGGAAGCCCTGGTTGAGACCATCGGATGTTCAGGCATGACACACTCCGCCGCTATGGCAGCAGAGATTCTGCCGGGCCGTACTGTGTTAGAAGCTTTAAATACAGACCTGGTATGTGACGCTATCAATACAGCTATGAGAGAACTGTTCCTTCAGATTGTTTACGGAAGAACACAGAGTGCATTCTCTGAGGATGGACTTCCTGTAGGAGCTGGTCTGGAAGATTTAGGAAAGGGCCTCCGTTCCCAGGTTGGAACCATGTACGGAACCCTGAAGAAAGGTCCCCGCTATTTGGAGATGGCTGAAGGTTATGTAACCGGTATTGCACTGGATGCAGACGATCAGATCATTGGTTATCAGTTCGTAAGCCTTGGCAAGATGACTGATTTCATCAAGAAGGGCGACGATCCTAACACAGCATGGGAGAAGGCACAGGGCCAGTACGGCCGCGTTGCTGACGCTGTTAAGATTATCGATCCACGTAAAGAATGA